GACGGCAAGGACCCGGTTGGCCGCCGCCAGAGCGTCTTCGAACCGGCCTGTGGCCAATGCCGTTTCGCCCTCGGCGAGAAAACCTTCGACGGCTTCGCCTCTGAGGCGGTCCTGGTCCGCTTGCGCCCTCAGGTCCAGCAAGGTGCGCTCGAGAGCCAGCGCTTCGCTGTTGTCGGGCTCGAGCGCGAGAGTCGGCTGAAGGCGTTCGAGGGCTTCTTCGGTCCGGCCCGCGCGTTGAAGATCGGCCGCCTCGGTGAGAGCGAGTGCGACCGAGCGCGAACGCTCGTCGGCTTGGATCTGGCCCCGAAGCTGCTGCTGAGCGTCTTCGAAGAGGGCTCGGGCTTCGGAGTCCTCGGTCAGACTCAGGGCCTGCCGCAAGACGCTCGAGGCTTCGGCGAACAGACCCTGAGCGTGCAGGCTCCGGCCACGATCGATGAGCTCGGAGATCCTCTTTTGAAGATCCCGGCGTTGCTGCTGCGCTGCCAGCTCGGAGCGCAGGCGGTCGAGGGTTTCGAGGGCGCGGGAGTCCTCGGGTGCGACCGCAAGTGCCCTTCCCAGGGCGGCAATGGCTCCTTCGATGTCGTTCTCGCCTTCGAGCCGGTCGGCCGCGATCAGGCTCTCCCGGACGACGTCACCGATTCGCTCGGCCTCCTCATCGACCGCGGATCGCTGTGCCGCGAGCGCCAGCTGTCGGTAGCGTTCGAGCTCGGCGCGATCGGGCTCCGACTGAGCGATCGCGCCAAGGCGCTCCTCGGTCTCGAACGCCTGGAGCGCAGCGTCGAGCTGGCTGAGCTCGTAATAGGCGATGCCCAGCTTGAGATAGGGGAAGTAGGCGGTGAACTTCATGCCGTAGGTCCGCGCGCGGGCCCCGGAGTCGCCTTTCTTCTCGATGGCGCTGTTGAGCTCTTCGATCGCGTCGGCCCAGCGCTCATCGGACAGGGCCTTTTCAGCCGCGGCGTAGTGCTCGTACCAGAGGTCGGCGAGCGCTGGTGGAGCCAGGACGGTCAGCACGGCGATCAGCACCATCAACGGCGCGATCCACATGCCCGGTCCGATTGAGAGAGTCCTAGTCGCTTGCGGTCGCATGTACGATTTCTTGAATACCTCTCCTAGAAGCTATAGATGGTCGATAGCGAGGCGGTGTCTCGGCGTTCCGAGACGTCCACTCCGAAATCGATCTGGACCTTTTCGAAAACGACACCGAAGCCGGCGGCCATGTGTAGCTCGTCTTCACCGGGAACCGTCTCGGCTCTAGCGAGGGGATCGCCGGTCCGGTCCCGCACCAGATGATCGGGATCCTGCCAGGCCCCCAGGCGGACGGCCAAGACCGCTGGGCCTACGAAGAAGGCGTACTCAGCGCCGACGTGCAGCTCGTCGGCATCGTCGATGGTCTGCCCGGAAGAGAGCTCCGGCGCCAGGCTCTCGATGACGACCGAGTACTCGACTCGGTTCCATTCGAAACCGGCGGTCCAGTGGCCGTCCGTGGATCGGTAGGAGAGTCCCAGGCCGTAGACGTCCGGGAAATGCCAAGGTGAGGTGCCGATGTCGACACTCTGACCGGGTGGAAGGTCCGGATGGACGGGACCTGCGGTGAGAACTCCACGGAGCGCGAGCTTGGGGCCTTCCCGGTAAACGCCGCCTAGCCTCCAGTCGCGGGCAAAGCTCCACAGGAAGCCGCCCGTCAGGCCCCAATCACCCCCTGAGATCTCGCCTCGGACATGGTGCGACAACCGCTCGGGTAGAAACGATGCGGCTGCAAAGTAGCCCGCCACCGTATCGTCGTCGGGTAGATACTCGTCGCCGACGAAGTATGTCGCGGGATCAAAGTAGGACAAACCCAGCCCTAGGCTCAATTGATCGTTCATGCGATAGCCGGCGGCCAGAGAGTGGGTGGTGATGTCGAAGTCGAAGAAAGCCCGTTCGATCGGACCACGCCAGGTCCCCGCGATACCCTGACCGGGCGTGAAGATACCCTGGATCTCCTGAGCCATCTCGAAGTTGAGCAGCTGGTGCTGGAAGAACGCAAACGACCAGCTGTGCGCCGGGTAGACCAGCGAGACGAACGAGAGCCCCGTCAGATCCGCGCTCGACGCCCCGCGCAGCGGGAACGCAATCGTATCGATACCGAGTCCGGTGGGTTCGCCGGCGGCTCGTCCTCCGGACGTGTAAGGCGTCGTGGAGCTCCAGGAACGGCCTTCTATCGAGACCTCGGGCTCGGTGAGCTGAATCAACCCCGCCGGATTGGCAAACGCCGCGGTGGCGTCGTCCGCGAGAGCCACGAACGCGCCACCGAGCCCAAGGCTGCGGGCGCCCGGGTTGGAGAAGCTGAACTCGACGGTGGTAATCACCTGGGCGTTCAGAACCGCCGGCGCAAGAGCCGTCAGACATACCGCCAGCGCCATTCGAGTGCGGGTTCCAACTGCCGTTGAGAAAGACATCGAAGCCTGACCTCAGAAACCGTAGATGGCCGAGAGCGACGCCGTGTCGATGCGCTCGGAAAGATCGATTCCCAGGTCGATCTGAAGTCGTTCGAAGGCGATGCCGAAGCCGCCGGTTAGATGCAGCTCGTCTTCACCCGCCGGTAGGATGGCCCGGAGAAAGGGTTCTTCAGCAGGGTCGGCTTCGCTGCGGATCTGGTGGTCGGGGTCGTGCCAGAGGCCCAGGCGGATAGCCAGCACCGAGGTGCCGGCGAAGAAGGCGTACTCGCCGCCGAGATGGATCTCGTCGGCATCGTCCAGGGTCTCCCCGTCGTCCCGCTGCTGGGGAAGAAGACTCTCGAGGAAGGTCGAGTACTCGACACGTTTCCACTCCAAGGCTCCGGTCCAGCGGCCGTCCCGCGAACGGTAGGCCGCTCCCAGACCGAAAACGTCGGGAAAGCTGTAGGGCGCCTCGAAGCCATCGACGATCCGAAAACCGGGGGGGAGATCGGGATCGGCAGGACCGGCCTCGAGACTCAACTCGAAATCGAAATCCGCTCCTTGCCGGTAGAGACCGCCCAGGTTCCAATGCTCCGTCATACGCCACAGGAATCCCGCGGTCAGGCCCCAGTCGGCCTCGTTGCCCTCGAGTGTGACGATCTGTTCCAACCGTTCCGGAAGAAAGGACGCCTCCGAGAAGTGGCTCTCGACCGTGTTCTCGTCCGGGAGATAGTCCCAGCCGAAAATGAGAATACTGGGGTCGAGATGAGACAGGCCGAGACCGAGGCTCCACTTGTCACCGGCGCGGAATCCCAGTGCTAGCCCCCGGGTGAGGATCTCGAGGTCGATGCGACTGGTCTGGATCTGGGATCTGAAGTTGTCGGAAACTCCGGCGACCGGGCCGAAGAGCCCCTGGGTCTCCAGGCCGAACTCGAAGTTCGCCAGCTGATGCTGGAAAAAGGCCAATGACCAGCGCGTGCGTGGGTAGACAAGAGAAACATAGGAGAGTCCGGTGAGGTCCGCCGTTGATTCCGCTCGCAGTGGGACCGCTACGGTGTCGATGCCCCGGCCGGTGGGCTCTCCGGCCGCTCGGCCGCCGCTGGTGTAGGGCGTCGAATAACTCCAGGACCGCCCTTCGACGGAGAGCTCAGGCTCTGCAATCTGGATCAGGCCGGCCGGGTTTGCGAATGCAGCGGTCGCATCGTCGGCCAGGGCGATGAAGGCGCCGCCGAAACCGAGGCTGCGCGCGCCGGGATTCGAGAAGCTGAACTCGAGGCTCGTGTTGGCCTGCGCGCTCAGCGCGGCCGGCGCGATCGCGCACATCAGACACACCACCAACATGGCGCGCACACTGCGAACCCGAGGAGTCATCGCTGGATCGACCCTGGCAGGCGTTGGCAGTGCCCTCAATACCCTCAGAGACGGGAGCCGCGCCACCCCGACCGGGTAGCCGGCACAGCTTCGCGGCGGGCTCCGTCCGGCGGGCTCAGCTACTGTAGGCTCAGCCACGGTAGGGGAATTTCTTCGATAGCTTTCCGGTGATCCCGACGATGACGTCGTTGGCCGGACGCCGCCAATCCGTGGCCCGATGCACCTCGACCTTCCAGAGCAGATCGCCGTCAGGACAGCTGACCAGCTCGCTGTCGGCGTGGATGTCGTGGGTCCGGGTCAGACCGGGCGGGATCAGCCAGTCGCTGCGGCCCTCGGTCGCTCGATGGAGAACTTCCAGGCCGACCTCGGTGCCGTACGAGGCCAGGTCGGAGAGATAGCGCTCCTTGACCACGCGGGTCCGGATCACCGCGTCTACGTCGAGTGTCTGAGCGAGCTCTTCGGCCGGCAGGTCCCAGCTCTCTCGAATTCCGATCTCACTCTCGCTCAGAATGCGATTCGTGGTTTCGATGGGCTGGAGGCGGACCAGGATCGGCCGCTTGCGGGTCGCGCTCGAGCGATCGAGAAGCCGGTTGTAGAAGGCGTGCTGAAAGGCGAGGCTCTCGGCTTCTTCGATGGCCAGGATCTCGTCCGGGCTGACGTCGGCGGGGACCTGACCCGTGAAGACCATCTCGAATGGCAGCACCGCGACCGTGTCCCGGGCGGGTTCGCGCTCGGCCAATCGGGGCGATTCGTAGTGAACGGCGGTGCACGCCGAGAGCATGACTGCGAAAGCTAGCAATCCATTTCTTCTCATCTCGTACTCCCTTCGGCGGGCTTCGAGAGGACCCGCTCTACTCAATCACGCGACATTGCGGTTCAATTACCGCAGTCTTATGCGCCGGTCAGCGCCAGGCGGCTCCAGCCAGTGCCCGCCCGGGGGGGTGGCCGGGGTCTCCCACCCTGCAAGTCGTTGCGTGAGACGCGGAATCGGGTACAAATCGATCAATGGCACAAGGAGTGCGCCTGCAGGCGCTTGCTTTGCTTTGTTTCGGCCTCTTTGCCGTGCCGGTCGCCGTCGAGGCGCAAGCAGGATTCAGCACCTTCCAGTTCAGCGTCTCGAACCCGGGTGCTCGTAGCCTGGGCTTCGGCGGCGCTTTTATGGCCCTGGCCGACGACGCCACCGCCGCGTTTGCCAACCCTGCCGGACTGGTGCAGATCATCGAGCCCGAGGTCTCGGTCGAGGGACGCACGGTGAGTTATTCGACGCCCTACACCGTCGGCGGTCGGATCAGCGGTGAGCCCAGCGGATTCGGTCTCGACCGGGTCCCAGGGCTGCGGCTGGGCCAATCCGAACAGGAAGTGGCCGAGCTCTCGTTCCTGTCCTACGTCTACCCCAAGAATCGATGGTCGCTGGCGTTCTACCGGCACGTGTTCTCGAACTTCGAGTTCAGGGGCGAGACCCAGGGCCTCTTTGCGACTCCGTTCCCGCCCGACACCGGTTTCCGGCGCGAGCTCGACCGACGCATTGCCACCAGCTACGACATTGTGGGCTACGGTATGACCGGAGCCTGGCAGGCGACCGATACCCTCAGCCTCGGTGTCGGCTGGGTCTATTTCGACATCGGGCTGACCGGCACCGAAGAGCGTTTCACGTTCGATATTGAGAACGCTTTCTTCGAGCGCAACCCCTACCGGCCCGAACGTAACTTCGAAAACCTTTTCTTCAAGGTGGACGACTCCGACTGGGGCTTGACGGCGGGCTTCCTGTGGAGTCCGACCGCGCACTGGCGGGTGGGTGGGGCCTACCGGGAGGGTCCGGAAACGGATGACTTCAGCGTCGAGATCCGCTCGGGCCGTTCCAATCCGGACTTGCCGCCGGGAACCACGCTGTTCGGATTCACCTCGCCGCTCTCGTTTCCCGACGTCTACGGCCTGGGCCTCGGCTACCGCGCCCCCGGCGATCGCCTGACTCTGAGCTTCGAGTGGGACCGGGTCGAGTACTCGGCCATCGTCGAGAGCATCACTTTCGAAAACCAAACCTTCATCGACGACGCGGATGAGCTCCACCTGGGTGCGGAGTTTGTCTTTCTCGAGCGGAGGCCGGTGATCGCCTTGCGCGGGGGCGTCTGGCTGGACCCCGACCACCGGCTGCGGTTTGAAGGCCCGGCGGAGCCGGATGAGATCTTGGATCAGGCTCTGTTCCGGCGTGGCGAGGACGAGATCCACTGGAGCGCCGGAGTCGGTTTCGTTTTTCGGCGATTCCAGCTCGATGTCGGAGTCGACATTTCGGACTTGGTGGACACCTTGTCGCTGTCGACGATCTACGGCTTCTGAGCCCGAGGAACAGATAGGCCTCCTGCTAAGCTCGTTTGATGTCTCGTCAGCGAATCGTCGTCGTCGAGGATGAGCCCGACATTCTCGAAATCCTCCGCTACAACCTCGAGCGCGAAGGCTATGCCGTGGACGCGTTTTCGAGAGGTGATGAAGCTCTCGAGGGAATTCGGAAGAACCCGCCGGACTTGTTGCTGCTGGACTTGATGCTTCCAGGAATGGACGGCCTCGAGATCACTCGGCTTCTGAAGCGAAGTCGCGAGACCGCCGAGATCCCCTTGATCATGCTCACCGCCAAGGACCAGGAGGTGGATCGCATCGTGGGCCTTGAGCTGGGCGCTGACGATTATCTGGCGAAGCCGTTCAGCCCGCGAGAAGTCGTCTTGCGAGTCAAGGCGGTTCTTCGCCGGAGTAACGGTTCGCCCTCCGGAGCCGAGACGTCGCGCGTGGGTGGGTTGGAACTCGACATTCCGGCCCATCGGTTGCTTGTGAACGGGATCGAAGTCGAGGTGACGGCGACCGAGTTTCGATTGATTAGAGTCCTGATGGAGCGGGCTGGGCGAGTTCAAACGCGAACCCAGCTCCTTGCGGACGTTTGGCGATACTCCGAGGACGTCGATAGTCGCACCGTGGATACGCATGTTCGCCGTTTACGCAAGAAACTCGGTCGAGAAGCGACGCGAATCGAGACCGTCATCGGCGTCGGTTACCGGCTGAAGGCCTGAGCCCAGCTTGAGCTTCGGTTTCAAGACGTTTCTCGCGGTATTCGGCGCCGTGTTTCTTAGCATCGCGTTGTTGGTTCTCTTCTGGAGCCGATTCGGTGAGATCCCGTCTGCGAAGGTCTTGGGAGCGAGCGCAGTGGTGGTGGGGCTGATTTCGGTCGCCGCGAGCCATCTAGTGATCCGGGCGGCCGAGGCGCGGCTCAGTCGGCTCTCGGGAGACGCCGACAAACGCCTGAGCCAGGTCGAATCGGAGAGCCAGCGATTAGAGGCTGTTGTGGATGGCATGTCGGAAGGAGTCCTGGTCTCGGATGCGAACGGCAGGGTATCTCTTGCCAATCCCCAATGGCGCGAGCTCTTCGGCCTGGGCGACGAGGTGGAGGGGGAGTCGGTGCTAGAGCTCAGTAACCGGACCGCCCTCAATCGGATGCTGACCGCGACGCTCGAAGACCAGCAGCAGCAACAGATCGAGCTCGAGCTGCCGGATCCCGATTCTGGAACATCCAGGACTCTGATTCTCAAGAGTGCTCCTCTGAGCGAATCGGGCGGCGCGGTCGTGGTCGCCGAAGAGGTCACCGAGCTCCTGCGCCTGACTGAGATTCGCCGCGATTTCGTGGCCAACGTCTCGCACGAGTTGAAGACCCCGCTGTCGGCGATTCGTGGCTTTGCGGAGACGCTGACGGATGGTGCCAAGGACGATCCCAAGGCGTCGAAGCGGTTCCTCAAACGGATCCTCAAGCAATGTACGCGTCTCGAAGCGTTGCTCTCCGACCTGTTGACGCTGTCGCGGCTCGAGCACGCCGCGGATCAAGGACGCATGACCGACGTCGATATGGGCCGCATCGTTGCGGAAGCGGTCGAGGAAGTGGGCGAGAGGGTTGCCAAGAAGAAACTAGATCTCGAGACCGACTTGCGACCGGTTCGCGTGATCGAGGGAGACGCCGTTGCGCTAGAGCGACTGTGTGCCAACCTCCTCGCCAATGCCGTGAAGTACAACCGAGCCGGTGGAGAGATCCAGGTCAGATTGCTGCAGTCTGGGCACGATGTCGTGCTGGAGGTAGAGGACACGGGAATAGGCATCCCGACCGACTCGACCGAGCGGCTCTTTGAGCGCTTCTACCGGGTAGACAAAGGCCGTTCCCGGGAAGAGGGTGGCACCGGACTGGGTCTCGCCATTGTCAAGCACGCGGCCAATCTGCATGGCGGCACGGTGGAGGTGGAAAGCGAGCTCGGCCGCGGCTCGCTGTTTCGTGTGCGGCTTCCGTCGGCCAGAACCACCTACTCGTAGTGGGTCCACATGCGGATCACCTTGACGGTCTTGTCGTCCTCCAGCAGTTGCTAGAGATCTC
The genomic region above belongs to bacterium and contains:
- a CDS encoding PAS domain-containing protein codes for the protein MSFGFKTFLAVFGAVFLSIALLVLFWSRFGEIPSAKVLGASAVVVGLISVAASHLVIRAAEARLSRLSGDADKRLSQVESESQRLEAVVDGMSEGVLVSDANGRVSLANPQWRELFGLGDEVEGESVLELSNRTALNRMLTATLEDQQQQQIELELPDPDSGTSRTLILKSAPLSESGGAVVVAEEVTELLRLTEIRRDFVANVSHELKTPLSAIRGFAETLTDGAKDDPKASKRFLKRILKQCTRLEALLSDLLTLSRLEHAADQGRMTDVDMGRIVAEAVEEVGERVAKKKLDLETDLRPVRVIEGDAVALERLCANLLANAVKYNRAGGEIQVRLLQSGHDVVLEVEDTGIGIPTDSTERLFERFYRVDKGRSREEGGTGLGLAIVKHAANLHGGTVEVESELGRGSLFRVRLPSARTTYS
- a CDS encoding response regulator transcription factor, which produces MSRQRIVVVEDEPDILEILRYNLEREGYAVDAFSRGDEALEGIRKNPPDLLLLDLMLPGMDGLEITRLLKRSRETAEIPLIMLTAKDQEVDRIVGLELGADDYLAKPFSPREVVLRVKAVLRRSNGSPSGAETSRVGGLELDIPAHRLLVNGIEVEVTATEFRLIRVLMERAGRVQTRTQLLADVWRYSEDVDSRTVDTHVRRLRKKLGREATRIETVIGVGYRLKA